TTAATAGCAAAATGGCTCAACTGCAACAAAAGAGTGACATAATGAAGTTGTGCTGTCAACATATTTTATTAGGGGCATACGTATAACTTTTGCAGAAGAACACGGATTATGCTGCAAATATCACTTtttatatgaataaatggacTTTTATAAATTGGCTAAAATGGAATAAGTCCTCACAAGTATAAAGCAATTATAAATCACACGAATCACGGGAATAGATGAACTAATTACAAGCTAACCAATCCTATTATAatgaaaacataataaaatataatagtcCTACTCTAAATATAGTGAGTTAAGCCGTCTTTCAAAAAATTTACTTGTACATAATACTAAATCGACAACACTAGGTCCACGACCATGAACGACATGCGTGTGGGAAGAGATTCAACCAAAATTGGAACAAGGTGATAAGACACCATGATTCAACCGAGCAAATCCAAAAAGGACCAATAACACTAAACAAACAAGAATAGCAacaagataacaaaataaaactAAAGTAACAAAGCAGCCACAATTGGCACCAACGACATACCGCACCAGGCATCGATGGTACCCCTCGACCCTTTGCACACACCTAACCACATGCAAAGACCCATCTCCAAAGACGGAGAACCACAAATCTGGGGCTCCCCAAAGAACCAAGCGAAGTAGAACAACTGCGAGCATACACCTGCTGAACCTCTCGGCTAGAGCACCACCAATGTGCACACGTGGTGGCCGGAAATCCTAGATCTGGGTGCTAtcagaagaaaagagaagagagggGAGAAAGTAATACCCCCAATTAAAGTGGCCTCTATTATTTTGGAATTAACGACATTAATTAGCAAAATTAGATATTATGAGGTTACTTTTAATCTATTATATAAACTCATTTGCAAAATAGTTACATTGAAAAGAATAATAAAACCACATTAACTAATAAAGCTTTTTGTAAATTGTACACGAGTTACGAGACTGAATATTTTATGCATGCCAAGGTAACTTGATAAAACACAACGTTTTAAAAGATGGTGCAGCCTGATTCAACAAACTTAAAAAACAAAACTATTCCCAATGAGAAAGGCTCCGTTGAACACAAAGGAAAAACCTCAACACTTTTCTGTACCAAACTCTTGAGGATATATAAGTCGGGCCCTGCACTGCTTTCACTGTCAAAAACATAAGAGTCAGACTATCGCCGCCGCTTCTGCCTCATTGAGGGAAACTTGAGTGGAGTAGGAAGGGTTGCAACCCACAATTTCTTCTCATGTACAAGCTTGCAACCCAAATGCTCATAATGCTCTCTCAAAGTTACTGAATCTAGTTTCAAATCCTTTGCTATATCAGAAAAATTTGCTCGGAATCCATCTGCATACAGTGTAAGTACCAATACATAACTAATGAGAAGATTGTGTTTCTCAGGTGACAGTTTGTGAGAGTCTGGGTCACCAAACATGGATGCAAACTTCTGGCGTATAATGCCTGGTATCTTGTGCTGCTTTGCAGAGGTAAAACGATCCATCGAGTGCTTATCTTTAAACTTTACAAGATGGGTAATGTATGAGAAAATGCAAGACAacctcttcttctcctcttcatCCTATAAGCATAGACATAACACAAAATACAAATTAGTCTGAGTTTCAGAGAAACATGTATATACTTATTGGTTTATGTCTATTCCGGCTATTTAGCCTTATTGGTTTGTTGTAGCTATCCTTTCATAAGACATTCATACAGGAAGTTCTGAATAATAAAGAAACTATATTTTTTAAGGTACCTGCTTTTTTACTCCCTCAGAGAAAAAGGTCTCATTCCATATTTGGAAAATAAATGGTCTTTCAATCCAGAGTTCGgtagaaaataaaataagtaataaaaaaggaaaagaaaatgaatacattaatgtgtgtgtgtatatatacataatatttaTATGGCCACAAGTTCCATCTTAGAACATTTTATCTAAACGATCACAAAACTTGCACACATACCTTGACTTCTTCCAGCCTATGTATTCTATTGGAAACGAAGGTTGGGTAAGTATCCCAGTTCACTTCTTTATCTGATTGCAAAAAGTTATATATATCTTCAAGTAGGAAATCCCATTCTCCTTCAAAAATGATCTTCTCCAATGGATAAGCTTCCTGAGGAGTAGTAGCAGCTGAATTATATGGTGGGGTATTGCGGAAGCTATGCACCTCAGAACTTGCAATGTCCTCTTTCTTCACAACAATTTGTTTAATGGTCCCATCCAGATCCCTTTGAGAGTTAGGATCATGTTCTTTATGCAGAACTCGTAACTTCTGAGCCTGCAATTGTCACATAAAATTCAACTAAATATTCTAATGTTTAAAAAAaacctcaatttttttttcaaatcaacGAGATACAATAGTGACATTGTCAACTATGGCTGCATGAAAAAAGTTAACCAGCACAAAGGAAAGTGGTGTCTTACCTCTCTTCTCGACCTTATCGTACCATAGTGATCAGTTAGCTCTTTCAGTTGGTCCAACTTCTTTTTTGCAGACTCTTTAGTAGAAGGTTCTGTTTGCTCTGACTTCTGTTCATAGTCCAGCCCACGAATTTTTGGTTCTAGTCTAAATATCTGGGCAAGCAATTACATCCAAGTGACTGAGTGAGGTTCAACTGTTCAAGCCGCCTATTGTGTGTGTGTGAACCCGTGTGGACATAGAATACAAGAATAAATGAAAAAGGCTAAGCATTGATAATAATGTTCATAATTCACTTTTTCATCATGAGCCCCAATCTAAAGTACTATAAATTTAGAAAAACATCACATATGTACAAAATACATACAGGTAAATTACTGATGTTAATCATACAAACAATCAGTAAACGAACATAACACAAATCTGCCAAAATAATAAAGCTTCACCTCTAAATCTTCAGTGTCTCAAAAAAGAAAAACAGCAAATAACAAAACCTTCAGTGTCTCCATAGTTTCCCATACAAAATTCTATAAAAATACCTTATTGGAAGCAATAGGAACAATCCTCAATGTCTGAGTTTCCTTGTCAAGAACCCCAAGCGCATAACTACAATGCTGACCGGCTGCGGCTTCGCCAGAATAGTTGGTTCCAACAAAATCCACCTTCGACGTAGCATTTGGAGTCACCACAAGCTCGAGTCTTTTAGGCTTATCCTTGTTCCTGAAAACTCTAGTAACGGTTGAACCGGGGTCCTTATTTGGATCAAATCCGGATGGGAAATACCCCACAAGAGGCGCCGATTTCTCAGTCTGTTCTTTGACAATTTCCACGATTGCTTGAACTGACGATTCTTGATtctgctcctcctcctccttctgtttcttcttcttcttcttctttttcttcttgtctTCGTTTTTCGGAGAATATGATAGATCTGGGACCATACTGGTGAGTTCTAGGTGATTCTCCATAGGTGGGGACTCATCTAAGTCTAAATCCATACCTGATACAAAGACAGAATGAGAACAAACTTTCAGAATGAAATTAACACAACAATtggaatattttattttattgaaccCTTTACACTACGGGTGCACAGCAGGCGAAATGGGtggtttgtgcattttttttatttggcaGTTTTtgaaaagagtaatgatatgtgcatccAAACATTAAACAGTGACGTGGCAGTTCTTTTTAAAATAGTGGgtttttaataaatgtgattggctaagCTAATCTGCCatgtcactgtgtgtaatgtttatgTTCagattttgggtgcacatatcattactcttttgaAAAAGGCAATCCATACCTTCCCAACAATTGAGCGGATTTGGGCAGATAGGGtttattcaaaatttataatAATTACCGACTTATGATATTGTAAAAAGAAAGTTGTAAACTATAAATTTATAACATTTTTACTCATCATACATAATGGATTAGGACATGCGAGTGAAAAAGAATTAGGAAAAAAACTAACCAAAATAATATTAGTGATGTCCAACAACTAAAACAAAATCCAATAGGATCGAGAGACACTCCAAAATGATGATAAACCTGAAAGTGTATAAGAAAGTCAATATCAGTACTGTTTTGATAAGAAAACACATATTGCAAAACTAGGTATAGAAGCAAAGAGTAAAGACAATTATTGAGTATTAAAACTGTTTCAAAACTAGGTATAGAAGCATAACAGCTCCTGAAATCAATTTATACAGGTTCAGTCAAAGTTGTTTGAAAACTGGAGAAGATTAAGTGAAGCCGAGAGGGAGATTAAGCAAAAAGCAGGTTCAATATATATTACAAAACACAAATTAAGCTTTGAAACAGGTTCAGAATAATAATATTCCTAAATCTAAAATGAGGATGAGAGAAGTTTGTTTCTTTAATGTAGAGCTCCTGTATCAGTTTGTGAGGCCACTAAATACTCGGTATAGAGAAATCTTTCTAATTAAAGTACCTCTAGGTGTTGCTCGCGGGACTGTGTGAGCGCTGAGGAGCTCCTGAAGGGACCCTGGGGAAGGAGAGGTGAAGGGAAGATGGAGAGCTGGCGGAGCAAGGGTGGCTCTATGAGGGAGACAGCTAATAAAATTCTAACTTAATGGTCTAATGAAATGGTGACCCGAAACCTGCCTAACatagatatattatatatatacatatatatatactaaatgtaaatatatatagcTGTGCTAACCGGACCGCTGCtggcgaggcgaggcgaggcgaggcgacGAGGCGTGTCGCGCCGCTGGTGGTGGCCGTGAGATCTGGTGGTGCCGCCGCGTGAGAGCTGAGGGTGAGGGAGGCTCCGGGCTCTCGTCTCGATGGGTTGGGTCGGCAGGCAGTGGCGGCACTCggcttctcttcttctctcctgCTTGCTGCGGTGCTGAATCTTGAACCAAGAGGGAGGCTGCCGTGCTTGATGGTGCTGAAGCTTGAACCAAGAGGGGGGGAGGCTGGGCTGCCGCTTGAATGAAACGAAGGAGaagaagacaaaaaaaaaaaaagggggtcgGGTTCTATAGTTTAGGGCTTAtattttttttcagattttatttatttattttatattttcttttcttttaaaattcTACACCCGAATCCGACAGCACATATTTTATAAACTCGAATCTGATCCAATTTTTTCAGGTTTGGGTTGGGTTAAACTCGATTTTGTCGGTTTTttcgagaaaaaaaaaaaaacgggtTCTCTGGGTTCGGGTGAGTCGGATTTTGcgaattttcaaattttgcagATTAAATGTGCACTCCTAAAAAAGACTTCAAAATATGCAGCTTGAGAAGAGTCAAGGAAACCCTAAAAATATTTGGGCATCGCCTAAATTAAAACTTTCGGCTTAAATTGGTtaagtaaaaattaaaaaaataggtgaaaatcaactattttgtTTGGAAGTGATGTATGCTCTCACCTACTTTTGATCAAATTTAATAAAATGACTTTGGTCTAAACTTTGATCAGATGTCTAAATTTTTTGATTAATTATCTAAAATTTTCGACAGATTTTCTGAATTTTTCGACTAtttgtctaaattttcgactaacTTTCTAAATTATGATAACTTTTAGAATTTTTTTGACAAtttgtctaaattttcgactagctcTCTAAATTATGAgaaattattttgtaaataattattaaaactaggctagagtgcaaaatgGCTAAAAAATAAGTTTATGGTCTATTTTTTAAACcactagtcgaaaatttagataggtagtcgaaaaatttagacaactggtcgaattttaTACCGAGGTCATTTTGtacaaaattatcaaaagtaggccaAAGTGCAAAATTACTTACAAAAAATAGACTATTTTTACCAACTTCATTTCACAAATACa
This genomic interval from Humulus lupulus chromosome 8, drHumLupu1.1, whole genome shotgun sequence contains the following:
- the LOC133794506 gene encoding uncharacterized protein LOC133794506: MDLDLDESPPMENHLELTSMVPDLSYSPKNEDKKKKKKKKKKQKEEEEQNQESSVQAIVEIVKEQTEKSAPLVGYFPSGFDPNKDPGSTVTRVFRNKDKPKRLELVVTPNATSKVDFVGTNYSGEAAAGQHCSYALGVLDKETQTLRIVPIASNKIFRLEPKIRGLDYEQKSEQTEPSTKESAKKKLDQLKELTDHYGTIRSRREAQKLRVLHKEHDPNSQRDLDGTIKQIVVKKEDIASSEVHSFRNTPPYNSAATTPQEAYPLEKIIFEGEWDFLLEDIYNFLQSDKEVNWDTYPTFVSNRIHRLEEVKDEEEKKRLSCIFSYITHLVKFKDKHSMDRFTSAKQHKIPGIIRQKFASMFGDPDSHKLSPEKHNLLISYVLVLTLYADGFRANFSDIAKDLKLDSVTLREHYEHLGCKLVHEKKLWVATLPTPLKFPSMRQKRRR